A window from Citrus sinensis cultivar Valencia sweet orange chromosome 3, DVS_A1.0, whole genome shotgun sequence encodes these proteins:
- the LOC127900895 gene encoding uncharacterized protein LOC127900895, producing MVRARAPSFIIPITTLRIGNGNGDVKGLRLPLLSNKSWQFQLQFQQRNKEKKNRQNVTISYTNSSSGGDSASAALELEVNEIRESCKMWKWKGQHFINYLVSSTPNSHPNSPPLLLLYSLSMALVPPFLTGAG from the coding sequence ATGGTAAGGGCTCGGGCTCCCTCTTTCATTATTCCAATAACAACACTTAGGATTGGAAATGGAAATGGAGATGTAAAAGGCCTGCGCTTGCCCCTATTGAGCAATAAGAGTTGGCAGTTTCAGTTGCAGTTCCAGCAGAGGAATAAGGAGAAGAAGAACAGACAAAATGTTACCATCAGTTATACTAACAGTAGCAGTGGAGGGGATTCTGCTTCTGCTGCACTGGAATTGGAGGTTAATGAGATAAGGgagagttgcaaaatgtggAAATGGAAGGGTCAGCACTTCATCAATTACTTGGTTTCTTCAACTCCAAATTCACATCCCAATTCTCCTCCTCTACTCCTCCTCTACTCCTTGTCCATGGCTTTGGTGCCTCCATTCCTCACTGGCGCAGGTTAG